Proteins encoded by one window of Bacillus sp. DTU_2020_1000418_1_SI_GHA_SEK_038:
- a CDS encoding S-layer homology domain-containing protein yields the protein MNKKKAIKVLSATAIAASAFVATAPVGTEAAASDVQTLVKKAKDAGTVLKWAISTEGSADGKTRPYAQYNAAKAARDAAVAAINKLPAAQKAGYLADIEQNVTLHINRTMAYIDAITAGEKISAKKATLEAQIEKNLIDDNTEAAYHALSSEIRKQAILLDRVYGQSTRDEIRAQYKKSAEAVRDSVKFEVSAKIELDLAKKALDANNEEQAEKHLAEAAKHLADVKNATMKTALVKTLDELEAKVTPKVKSVSALNAKELVVTFNQAVDATDAALTGKYSVEGEVISKAEVSKDGKTVTLTTADELNVTSAKVTVSAIKTKDDAKVLTTAYNTLLTFADTTPVAVKSVEAKGTTAVITFDEPVQSEGTVSLDGAELAAERFSLSLDGKTLTINGLTAEKSYKVDIVGATDYANNIANPIAVNFTVAKPVVDNSKPTVSTTVNGTEITFNFSEELSLQNLDATAGDDEFAKVTVGSDTFYLKAAQQDQEDNTKFVLDASSALGSSKFINTKVKVEGHKDQAGNAGEAFEFNATLVTDTTAPKFVSASTKMVVADDTAKTDDVDALYLTFDEPVNVKGNLTLKSKNGIVYTNATPVSVDAAAGFDVDGNGKVEGSEKNTVKIDVDLDSNSSYTFELAGGSVKDLATNPIADTLTINVTTGTFQAEAGKVEASLAFAATPVVVSAENNNVFTVEYAADVTASATSASNYTLGGKALPAGTQLQFVDGTKKVRVTLPAGSITANGKYVLEVKNVVDTKGNTLVDGKLSTQVELKESVVPTATKVTVLNSKSFTVDFSETIANQASATGLTVKIAGTTVEASAAAANGKLTVTTEKDFSLTDSISVEFKSTNLVDANGNKVQDGVITK from the coding sequence TTGAATAAGAAAAAAGCTATTAAAGTACTTAGTGCAACGGCAATCGCTGCATCTGCATTCGTAGCAACAGCTCCAGTTGGAACTGAAGCGGCAGCTAGCGATGTTCAAACTTTAGTAAAAAAAGCTAAAGACGCTGGCACAGTTTTAAAATGGGCAATCTCTACAGAAGGTTCTGCAGATGGAAAAACTCGTCCATATGCACAATACAATGCAGCAAAAGCAGCTCGTGATGCAGCAGTAGCAGCAATCAACAAATTACCTGCAGCTCAAAAAGCTGGATACCTTGCTGATATAGAGCAAAATGTAACTCTACATATTAACCGTACAATGGCTTACATCGATGCAATTACTGCTGGAGAAAAAATCTCTGCAAAGAAAGCAACGCTTGAAGCACAAATCGAGAAAAACCTTATCGATGACAACACAGAAGCTGCATACCATGCACTATCTTCTGAAATCCGTAAGCAAGCGATCCTTTTAGATCGAGTTTATGGACAATCTACACGTGATGAAATCCGTGCTCAATACAAAAAGTCTGCTGAAGCAGTACGTGACAGTGTAAAATTCGAAGTATCTGCGAAAATCGAATTAGACTTAGCTAAAAAAGCTCTTGATGCTAACAATGAAGAACAAGCTGAAAAGCATTTAGCAGAAGCTGCAAAACACCTAGCTGATGTTAAAAATGCAACTATGAAAACAGCTCTAGTAAAAACTTTAGATGAGTTAGAAGCAAAAGTAACTCCTAAGGTTAAATCTGTAAGTGCACTAAATGCTAAAGAGTTAGTTGTAACTTTTAATCAGGCTGTAGATGCAACGGATGCTGCATTAACTGGTAAATACAGTGTTGAAGGCGAAGTTATTTCTAAAGCAGAAGTTTCAAAAGATGGAAAGACTGTTACTCTAACAACTGCTGATGAGTTAAACGTAACAAGCGCAAAAGTAACTGTATCAGCTATCAAAACAAAAGATGATGCGAAAGTTCTTACAACAGCTTACAATACATTATTAACATTTGCTGATACAACTCCTGTTGCTGTGAAATCAGTTGAAGCTAAAGGAACAACAGCTGTAATCACTTTCGATGAGCCAGTTCAATCTGAAGGAACAGTTAGCTTAGATGGCGCTGAACTTGCAGCTGAAAGATTTAGCTTAAGCTTAGATGGCAAAACTTTAACAATCAACGGCTTAACAGCAGAAAAATCATACAAAGTAGATATTGTTGGTGCAACTGACTATGCTAACAATATTGCAAACCCAATTGCAGTTAACTTCACTGTTGCAAAACCTGTAGTTGATAACTCAAAACCTACTGTATCTACTACAGTAAATGGAACTGAAATTACTTTCAACTTCTCTGAAGAACTAAGCTTACAAAACTTAGATGCAACAGCTGGTGATGATGAGTTTGCAAAAGTAACTGTAGGAAGCGATACTTTCTATCTAAAAGCTGCTCAACAAGATCAAGAAGATAATACAAAATTTGTTTTAGATGCTTCTTCTGCTTTAGGGTCTAGCAAATTTATTAACACAAAAGTAAAAGTTGAAGGTCACAAAGACCAAGCTGGCAACGCTGGTGAAGCATTTGAATTCAATGCAACTTTAGTAACAGATACAACTGCTCCTAAGTTTGTTTCTGCTTCTACTAAAATGGTTGTAGCAGATGACACTGCAAAAACAGATGATGTGGATGCTTTATATCTTACTTTCGATGAACCAGTAAATGTTAAAGGTAATCTTACATTAAAATCAAAAAATGGCATTGTATACACTAATGCTACTCCTGTAAGTGTTGATGCAGCTGCTGGTTTTGATGTTGATGGAAATGGAAAAGTTGAAGGTTCTGAGAAAAACACTGTTAAAATTGATGTTGACTTAGATAGCAATTCATCATATACATTTGAACTTGCTGGTGGATCTGTAAAGGATTTAGCTACAAATCCAATTGCTGATACTCTAACAATTAATGTAACAACAGGAACATTCCAAGCAGAAGCTGGAAAAGTTGAGGCATCATTAGCATTTGCTGCAACTCCAGTTGTAGTATCTGCTGAAAACAACAATGTGTTCACTGTTGAATATGCTGCAGACGTTACAGCTTCTGCAACTTCAGCTAGCAACTATACTCTTGGCGGCAAAGCATTACCTGCTGGAACTCAACTTCAATTTGTAGATGGAACTAAAAAGGTTAGAGTTACATTACCAGCTGGTTCGATTACTGCAAATGGAAAATATGTATTAGAAGTTAAAAACGTTGTAGATACAAAAGGAAATACTTTAGTAGATGGAAAACTTTCAACTCAAGTTGAATTGAAAGAAAGTGTTGTTCCAACAGCAACAAAAGTTACTGTTCTTAACAGCAAGTCATTTACTGTAGATTTCTCTGAAACTATTGCAAACCAAGCATCTGCTACTGGTCTAACTGTTAAAATTGCTGGTACAACAGTAGAAGCTTCTGCTGCTGCAGCTAACGGTAAATTAACTGTAACAACTGAAAAAGACTTCTCTTTAACTGATAGCATTTCTGTTGAATTTAAGTCAACTAACCTAGTTGATGCTAATGGCAACAAAGTTCAAGACGGAGTTATTACAAAGTAA
- a CDS encoding WD40 repeat domain-containing protein — translation MRRKFLTLLVILPLFLSFGQTKGFAENEGDYENEFESKDEEITENEKSKATLLGPQVFQTSALTSAAGTNDQGIPYMYFVMHGTPSALAVVDLNSNELVNTYTLSNSTSAWGLDVDEDGTVWVGGTTDGNVYSYNPNTWEFRDHGNKLTLPKDTAIQDIDAVDGVIFGSTAYGGSLFKYDSHMDELVNFGQVLYRKEFAKSIAYDQEKDTLYIGVGSKADLVKFDLKTKKKTAFLPEEYKDDKYVRDIRLIGNELYARMDPSNRLVVFDKETLEKVDEMELNSRTVSLVSPNEDAIYYSKHNSLYKYDLINKEHIGLGVPLLMGTEMLTLDFVELNDENYPGFTLVGLIDNAGNILKYNLETGYYEITKLELPPQPVTLYTMIHDEKRENIFINGYMSGGLAIYNTNTNQSVLHQNISQIESMTIMGDKLYIGAYPKSRVLELDLTKPWSALNPREIMRLGEYGQERSTAITALPKLNKVFVGTYPETSLGGGALAVYDLKEDKYEVYENYIYNQSLVSFLHHKEFIYGGTSIHANYQVNERGARFFRFRPDFPEEKEYIHLPLHASMITSLIADKEGTIWGMADGTLVSYNPDTKEIRTKQILELISGRFRNAKIIEGIDGNIYGTVEGKLFKADRKTMEVETLMEEGAYELAQDSKGDLYFRNQADLWKYEINQ, via the coding sequence ATGAGAAGAAAGTTTTTAACGCTCTTAGTGATACTGCCTCTATTCTTGTCATTTGGGCAAACGAAGGGATTTGCTGAGAACGAGGGCGACTACGAGAATGAATTTGAAAGCAAAGATGAAGAAATAACGGAGAATGAAAAGAGTAAAGCGACTTTACTTGGACCACAGGTGTTTCAGACTTCTGCTCTAACTTCGGCTGCGGGAACAAATGACCAAGGGATTCCTTATATGTATTTTGTTATGCACGGGACCCCTTCTGCTTTAGCAGTAGTGGACTTAAATAGTAATGAATTAGTGAATACATATACTTTGTCTAATTCTACCAGTGCCTGGGGATTAGATGTGGATGAGGATGGAACAGTTTGGGTCGGGGGAACGACAGACGGGAACGTATATAGCTACAATCCAAACACATGGGAGTTCCGTGACCACGGGAATAAACTCACATTGCCGAAGGATACTGCTATTCAAGATATAGATGCTGTGGATGGCGTTATTTTCGGTTCTACTGCTTATGGCGGTTCTCTATTTAAATATGATTCGCATATGGATGAGCTAGTGAATTTTGGTCAAGTTTTATATAGGAAGGAATTTGCTAAGTCGATTGCCTATGACCAAGAGAAAGATACTCTTTATATTGGTGTAGGTTCAAAAGCCGATTTAGTCAAATTTGATTTAAAAACAAAGAAGAAAACTGCATTTCTTCCAGAAGAGTACAAGGATGATAAATATGTCCGAGACATTCGCCTAATTGGAAACGAATTGTATGCTCGAATGGATCCTTCTAATAGATTGGTTGTTTTTGATAAGGAGACATTAGAAAAGGTTGATGAAATGGAACTGAATTCTAGAACCGTTTCATTAGTATCGCCAAACGAGGATGCCATTTATTATTCTAAGCATAATAGCCTATATAAGTATGATTTAATAAATAAAGAGCATATTGGTTTAGGCGTTCCTTTGTTGATGGGAACTGAGATGCTGACACTAGATTTTGTTGAACTGAATGATGAGAATTATCCGGGTTTTACCCTTGTTGGGTTAATTGATAATGCTGGAAATATACTTAAGTACAATTTAGAAACAGGATATTACGAGATTACTAAGCTTGAGTTACCCCCTCAGCCAGTAACGCTATACACAATGATTCATGATGAAAAAAGAGAGAATATTTTTATAAATGGCTACATGTCCGGTGGTTTAGCTATTTATAATACAAATACTAATCAATCCGTACTTCATCAGAATATTAGTCAAATTGAATCCATGACGATTATGGGGGATAAGCTTTATATTGGGGCGTATCCGAAATCCCGTGTACTAGAGCTTGATTTAACAAAGCCTTGGAGCGCTTTAAATCCAAGAGAGATTATGAGGCTAGGCGAGTATGGTCAAGAACGATCGACAGCAATAACAGCTCTTCCAAAACTAAATAAGGTGTTTGTTGGAACATATCCAGAAACAAGCTTAGGTGGTGGAGCACTAGCAGTATATGATTTGAAAGAAGATAAATATGAAGTTTATGAAAACTATATTTACAATCAAAGTCTAGTTTCCTTCCTGCATCATAAAGAATTTATTTACGGAGGTACTTCCATTCACGCAAACTACCAGGTGAATGAGCGTGGAGCAAGATTTTTCCGATTTAGACCTGACTTTCCTGAAGAAAAGGAATATATTCATTTGCCGCTGCATGCTAGTATGATTACAAGTTTAATAGCAGACAAAGAGGGTACAATCTGGGGAATGGCCGATGGAACATTAGTATCTTACAATCCTGATACTAAGGAAATAAGAACGAAGCAAATACTAGAGTTAATTTCAGGACGTTTCCGTAATGCGAAAATAATAGAAGGTATTGATGGGAATATCTATGGAACAGTAGAAGGAAAGCTTTTCAAGGCTGACCGGAAGACAATGGAAGTGGAAACACTCATGGAAGAAGGAGCTTATGAATTGGCTCAAGATTCAAAAGGAGATCTATACTTCCGCAATCAAGCAGATCTATGGAAATATGAAATAAATCAATAA
- a CDS encoding Ig-like domain-containing protein has product MKTAKVMGVMLILLLSIIGPAFHNHARATTYPQIEKRIPEAGDQNVPIDTDIKIEFNSNIVNVSSQYIRLYEKTNSTYYDFPIKNVRKDGQTLIIVPENMMDFNKEYLVQMNAPAIELQNGTYYQSLSYSFHTNFIDFYELMVVNESRLTNLLDDYAPRQIKAFAPERYINEINIIHKKPGAMKDDQTSFSGITNIDITTKSDEVDTVHVDIMRNGKVLQKGFADIVPPKTKGAAQRTLVFDIGFSKVPDFFDVRVTVQNKDQKTIDSKIIKFATEEGKIINSYKESFKYQTAGKGYTLYELLSNDKLFTTLLSESLMQDIKVQVEDR; this is encoded by the coding sequence ATGAAGACAGCCAAAGTGATGGGAGTTATGCTCATTTTACTTCTATCTATAATAGGACCCGCGTTTCACAACCATGCCAGGGCCACTACTTATCCCCAGATCGAAAAAAGAATTCCTGAAGCTGGGGATCAGAATGTTCCGATCGATACAGACATTAAAATTGAGTTTAATAGCAACATCGTAAATGTATCCTCACAATATATAAGATTATACGAAAAAACAAATAGCACCTATTATGATTTCCCCATTAAAAATGTGCGGAAAGATGGGCAAACGTTAATTATCGTTCCTGAGAATATGATGGATTTCAACAAAGAATACCTCGTTCAAATGAATGCACCAGCGATAGAGCTGCAAAATGGGACATATTATCAATCTCTTTCGTACTCCTTTCATACGAACTTCATTGATTTCTATGAACTCATGGTCGTAAACGAAAGTAGATTGACAAATTTACTGGATGACTACGCTCCTAGACAAATTAAAGCCTTCGCTCCAGAGAGATATATAAATGAAATTAATATTATACATAAGAAGCCTGGAGCGATGAAGGATGACCAAACTTCCTTTAGCGGTATCACGAATATTGATATTACAACGAAGAGTGATGAAGTCGATACGGTACACGTTGATATTATGAGGAATGGAAAAGTCCTGCAAAAGGGATTTGCTGATATTGTGCCTCCGAAAACAAAAGGGGCAGCCCAAAGGACATTGGTGTTCGATATCGGTTTTTCAAAGGTCCCTGACTTCTTTGATGTTCGTGTAACCGTTCAAAATAAAGATCAGAAAACGATCGACTCTAAAATAATTAAGTTTGCTACTGAAGAAGGCAAAATAATCAACTCCTATAAGGAATCCTTTAAGTACCAAACAGCTGGGAAGGGCTACACCTTATATGAACTCCTGTCCAATGATAAATTGTTCACCACCCTTCTATCTGAAAGCTTAATGCAGGATATTAAAGTTCAGGTTGAGGACAGGTAA
- a CDS encoding Ig-like domain-containing protein, translating into MRRAFLLISMVAIIAVFPGILTGQASLEKVVLDERTIKDPLKSWSITFTAPVNKGTVKKQNFYIIDKSQKKLQTKLRLSDDGTKVTITPETSYKEGVQYYLYIKGNVKTGKSTFLNEHTVLPFKLVTKESTNKVTSSPTKTDNRQVSTNTSKDDPSPGTPPNSNQKDTKLVSTQTKRHSHFVEISVKVSDQVAKVKAGSNEFEYKGNNQFVLYKPDLKKGEKLTIKGYSLSNKVLETKEIVIP; encoded by the coding sequence ATGAGAAGAGCATTCCTTCTTATTAGTATGGTTGCCATTATTGCTGTATTTCCTGGAATTTTGACAGGACAAGCGTCGCTTGAAAAGGTTGTTTTAGATGAACGGACTATTAAGGATCCATTAAAAAGCTGGTCCATTACTTTTACAGCACCAGTAAACAAGGGAACGGTTAAGAAGCAAAACTTCTATATTATAGATAAAAGCCAGAAGAAGCTGCAGACAAAGCTGCGTCTCTCTGATGATGGAACTAAGGTAACGATTACACCTGAAACTTCTTATAAAGAGGGCGTTCAATATTATCTATACATTAAAGGGAATGTAAAAACGGGTAAGAGTACATTTTTGAATGAACATACGGTTTTGCCTTTTAAGCTGGTTACAAAAGAGAGCACCAATAAAGTGACTAGCAGTCCGACAAAAACTGACAATCGACAAGTTTCAACAAACACTAGTAAAGATGACCCTAGTCCTGGCACCCCTCCAAATTCAAACCAGAAAGATACAAAGTTGGTGAGTACCCAGACCAAACGCCATTCACACTTTGTTGAAATCTCCGTTAAAGTTAGTGACCAGGTGGCAAAGGTGAAGGCAGGCAGTAATGAATTTGAGTATAAGGGTAATAACCAATTTGTCCTTTACAAACCAGACCTTAAAAAAGGTGAAAAGTTGACCATTAAAGGGTATAGCCTATCCAATAAGGTGCTGGAGACAAAGGAGATCGTGATCCCATAA
- a CDS encoding S41 family peptidase encodes MGNLKKYFSFLLVLLLLSNVTSVSAAEPIQEIRDLIKEYYIEDVPASVLSKPTAKEITEHLDPYSVYMSAQEFDRFTNGIEQQLVGVGIVLDEDPKGVKIISVIEGGPADRAGLKAGDIIIGANGTSLAGQSVQYAVSIITGAANTSVTLQYISVDTNEKVTKSLTREIIRIPNVEYKMLGGDIGYIRFHSFSQEATEDITNAIGKLPGAKGWIFDLRNNGGGYVSTAQEVAGLFPNVTNAFQLRYKSQQPEVYAALPQKVKFTNPTHILINEYSASASEMVAVSVKEQNGASLYGQTSYGKGSMQSLFPLSDNGMLKLTTARFFSPKGIPVHEVGVTPNIETAEGEELVTSHRDQLIAKHSTYQKLPALKDVPVTKTFTVQMNLQMDWSKLNAADVQLIQLGGTEVAVDVKIADDYKMTITPKTHLQSKGKYLLMIHPNWTSKSAKQMQKGIYLEVTVK; translated from the coding sequence ATGGGGAATTTGAAAAAGTATTTTAGTTTTTTGCTAGTTTTATTGCTTTTGTCCAATGTAACTTCTGTTTCCGCAGCAGAGCCAATCCAAGAAATACGAGATTTGATTAAGGAATATTACATAGAGGACGTGCCGGCATCCGTTTTATCCAAGCCGACTGCGAAGGAAATCACGGAACATTTGGACCCTTATTCTGTCTACATGTCAGCTCAAGAGTTTGACCGATTTACGAATGGCATTGAGCAGCAGTTAGTGGGAGTTGGGATCGTTCTGGACGAGGATCCAAAGGGAGTCAAGATCATATCCGTCATCGAGGGCGGCCCAGCTGATCGGGCGGGGTTGAAAGCCGGGGATATAATTATTGGCGCCAATGGGACAAGCCTGGCAGGCCAGTCTGTGCAATACGCAGTTTCTATCATAACGGGCGCAGCGAACACATCTGTCACGCTTCAATATATTTCAGTCGACACAAATGAAAAGGTCACAAAGTCCTTAACTAGAGAAATAATTCGGATTCCAAATGTTGAGTATAAAATGCTCGGCGGGGACATTGGTTATATTCGCTTTCATAGCTTCTCACAAGAGGCAACAGAGGACATTACGAATGCTATTGGAAAATTACCAGGTGCAAAAGGCTGGATTTTTGATCTCCGGAATAACGGCGGAGGCTATGTGTCCACTGCCCAGGAAGTGGCAGGTCTTTTCCCTAATGTAACAAACGCGTTCCAGCTTCGATATAAATCGCAGCAGCCTGAGGTTTACGCGGCTCTTCCGCAAAAGGTTAAGTTTACAAACCCAACTCATATTCTCATCAATGAATATAGCGCAAGTGCTTCCGAAATGGTCGCGGTCTCTGTCAAAGAACAAAATGGGGCAAGCTTATACGGACAAACTTCCTATGGAAAAGGGTCCATGCAGTCGCTGTTCCCATTGAGTGACAACGGCATGCTAAAATTAACAACAGCCCGTTTCTTTTCACCGAAAGGGATTCCCGTTCATGAAGTAGGAGTTACTCCCAATATTGAAACGGCAGAGGGAGAGGAGTTAGTCACCTCGCACAGAGATCAACTAATTGCCAAACACTCAACCTATCAAAAGCTGCCTGCCCTAAAGGATGTTCCGGTCACCAAAACATTTACTGTTCAAATGAACTTGCAAATGGACTGGTCTAAATTAAATGCCGCGGACGTTCAGCTGATCCAACTAGGCGGAACAGAAGTAGCAGTTGATGTAAAAATAGCGGATGACTATAAAATGACCATTACGCCGAAAACGCATTTACAATCGAAGGGCAAATATTTGCTCATGATCCATCCGAATTGGACGAGCAAGAGTGCAAAGCAAATGCAAAAGGGAATCTATTTAGAGGTAACAGTTAAATAA
- a CDS encoding DUF262 domain-containing protein, with protein MNPFRFNSNTSEVDSDLVQEEMFGIEYEQLIDEEDQSELPFDAEKIRIEQRMLSLKYMKELIDLDLLNLYPDFQRNKVWKEIKRKSLLIESLMLRIPIPAFYFYEDEDSVLHVIDGLQRLSTINEFLNGEFKLKGLQYLQDSCDGKYFKDLDAKYVSRIYMTQLAVNVIDARTPSQVKYDLFRRINTGGVSLNAQEIRNSIAKPRIRDFLKRLAHSSSFQAATDGGVNDMRMAAQELVLRFIAFYFAYNYKTFELDYHKSDLELFLDRAFDQLNAMNDQKLVEIEKAFNRAMNNAHELFGEYAFRKYKLSELRQSGRRKLINKSLFTSWSVLLAEPGLDLGISKTFSDNAVHELAKLIERNEDYSNALTIGTNATSRVAMNFYITREFWEELRIDIR; from the coding sequence ATGAATCCATTCCGTTTTAATAGTAACACTAGCGAGGTAGACTCCGACCTAGTACAAGAAGAGATGTTCGGAATTGAATATGAACAATTGATTGATGAAGAGGATCAATCTGAGCTCCCATTTGATGCTGAAAAAATCCGTATAGAACAACGAATGCTTTCATTGAAATATATGAAAGAATTAATTGATTTGGATCTTTTGAATCTTTATCCCGACTTTCAAAGAAATAAGGTTTGGAAAGAGATAAAAAGAAAATCACTTTTAATTGAATCCTTAATGCTAAGAATACCCATTCCCGCCTTTTACTTTTATGAAGATGAAGACTCAGTTCTTCATGTCATTGATGGGTTACAACGTTTATCAACAATCAATGAATTCTTAAATGGAGAGTTTAAATTAAAAGGCCTACAATACCTACAAGATTCTTGTGACGGAAAATACTTTAAAGATTTAGATGCAAAGTATGTGAGTCGAATCTATATGACACAATTAGCTGTTAACGTTATTGATGCAAGAACTCCTTCCCAGGTTAAGTACGATCTATTCAGGAGGATTAATACCGGGGGTGTTTCATTAAATGCACAAGAAATTCGTAATTCGATTGCAAAACCCCGGATACGTGATTTCCTTAAAAGATTAGCTCATTCTTCATCATTTCAAGCGGCAACAGATGGCGGCGTCAATGATATGAGGATGGCGGCTCAAGAACTTGTACTGCGCTTTATTGCATTTTATTTTGCCTACAACTACAAGACCTTTGAGTTAGATTACCACAAAAGCGACTTGGAGCTTTTTTTAGATCGTGCGTTTGATCAGCTAAATGCTATGAATGATCAAAAACTAGTAGAAATAGAAAAAGCTTTTAATAGAGCGATGAATAATGCTCACGAGCTTTTTGGTGAATATGCCTTCCGTAAATATAAATTATCAGAGTTAAGGCAATCTGGGCGCCGAAAGCTTATTAACAAATCTCTATTTACATCTTGGAGTGTGCTTTTAGCTGAACCTGGTCTTGACCTAGGAATCAGCAAGACTTTTTCAGATAATGCGGTTCATGAATTAGCTAAGTTAATTGAAAGAAATGAAGATTATTCAAACGCCTTAACGATTGGGACAAATGCCACGTCCAGAGTAGCAATGAACTTTTATATTACAAGGGAATTTTGGGAGGAATTACGAATTGATATTCGATAA
- a CDS encoding AAA family ATPase codes for MIFDKISLTHFKSMKKSHMELAPITLFTGANGAGKSSVIQSILLAKNTFENIHRFKRWEVELNGNYHLSLGRAENVLSFMHENNQIGIMLGLEEHHLQYTYDVDPLKHPYSLQINPSKSFGDLSFQDVNLHYLHAERLGPRKSLPFNPTSVITTGFQGEFVNHAIERADQLSLNVHPSLSAQSALPRFSTQVEAWMQLLIPDFRLQVKPQPDVDMVTIKYSNSHLGEFISPTSTGFGITYALPIITSGLLASSNDRGLLIVENPEAHLHPYSQSRMGQFLALVSMAGVQVIVETHSEHVVNGMRLQLAKNEAAEKGYVYFFMQTNGLTEVEKIAVKKNGELTSWPKGFFDQEEKDLFELLRLKRK; via the coding sequence TTGATATTCGATAAAATTTCATTAACTCATTTTAAAAGCATGAAAAAATCGCATATGGAATTGGCTCCAATTACCTTATTTACCGGAGCAAATGGAGCAGGAAAATCCAGTGTCATTCAATCCATTCTGCTTGCTAAAAATACGTTTGAAAATATTCACCGTTTTAAACGCTGGGAAGTTGAATTAAACGGTAATTACCATTTATCATTAGGGCGAGCAGAAAATGTCCTCTCTTTTATGCATGAAAATAATCAAATCGGAATTATGCTAGGATTAGAGGAACACCATTTGCAATACACGTATGACGTAGACCCATTAAAGCATCCATACAGTTTGCAAATCAACCCCTCGAAGTCATTTGGAGACCTTAGTTTCCAAGATGTTAATCTTCATTATCTTCATGCAGAAAGGTTGGGTCCAAGGAAAAGTTTGCCTTTCAATCCTACTAGTGTGATAACCACTGGATTTCAAGGAGAGTTCGTTAATCATGCAATTGAACGAGCTGACCAACTATCACTAAACGTTCATCCATCTCTTTCAGCGCAATCCGCACTTCCTAGATTTTCTACGCAAGTTGAAGCTTGGATGCAATTATTGATACCTGACTTCCGCCTACAAGTGAAACCACAACCTGATGTTGACATGGTTACAATAAAGTATAGTAATTCTCATCTAGGAGAATTTATTTCACCTACTTCAACAGGGTTCGGTATTACTTATGCCTTGCCAATCATCACTTCCGGTCTATTAGCATCTTCAAATGATAGAGGATTACTTATTGTAGAGAATCCTGAGGCCCATTTACATCCGTATAGTCAATCTCGGATGGGTCAATTCTTAGCATTGGTTAGTATGGCTGGAGTGCAAGTAATTGTTGAAACACATAGTGAGCATGTTGTAAACGGAATGAGACTCCAACTAGCGAAGAATGAAGCAGCTGAAAAAGGGTATGTCTATTTCTTTATGCAAACAAATGGTCTTACGGAGGTTGAAAAGATTGCAGTAAAAAAAAATGGAGAACTTACTTCTTGGCCAAAGGGATTTTTCGATCAAGAAGAGAAGGATTTATTCGAACTTTTGAGGTTAAAACGTAAATGA